The DNA sequence CCCTTCCCCGCGAGGAGAAACACATGGACCGCAGAGCTGGTGGATTAGCATCTAGCCGGTGTGTCAGTGGAGCcgcatgctaatgctaacacgTCTGTcactacagtgtgtgttgttagtCACAGGTCACACTTGTGTACGACTCCACTTGTGTTAAACACACATTAGTCGCTGTTAGTTAAAGTTCTTGAAGGTTTCCCTGCCTCCATAGTCGCTCCCTCTCTGTGGCAGCAGCTAGCCAAggagtcgctctctctctgcggACACTGCGAGCTCATGATCCGCCGAGACAACCGGAGAACCAGGACCGACATGAAGACATGAAGACATCACCAACCTGACTGGAAGACGTGAGCGAACacggacagaaacagacagatcATGTCGCTGAGTGGACGGAgccgcacacacacgctgcttGAGGCGGAAGTGGACGAGGAGGACGACGTAGACGCTTACGTTGCTATGGAACgtgcagccaatcacaggcgAGCTGAGGAAGCTGCCTCACGGCCGTAAAGTGACCAAAGATGAcgtgatgaaatgaaattaataCAGTTTTATACAGGAAGACAAAATTAAATCAGGATCGTTTACTTGCTAATAGGATTAGTACttataatatcaataatttaaatcaaatcattattataataGTATTAttgatagtaataataatacataaccCGAGTTGATAGCAttccagttgcacaggaacCATCTTTACGTTATCCAGCGAGCCATTGTTAGCAAAACCAGTTCATAATAACACATGAAGTGGCGTTTCACACAAACCAACGCCGTAGAAACACGTCCAGTAATTGGACAGTACTATGTTTACGGCAAATGTAATGACagtagtgaaataaaaatacatctttCACTACTGCTGACACACGGCGCCGCCATCTTTGGAAGTCGGGGATGGTGAGGTTCCACCGATTTGAGTGTGGGGGTGTTCCAGTTGCAACTTCCAACTCAGAGGTtccaagatggacgacatgacggctcctcaaaagtgaagccaaagcgtaGCTTTACTGCTACAAAGTCGAGGTAGTCTttgatttaaacacaaaaaatgttgCATTAAAACTCACTGAGAGTGGTTTTATTTTACCTCAGATTTATTAACAcatctcacacatacacatgacacacagagaggcctgCTTCAGATGAAATTAGGCAAAGAACTTGTTTGAGTCCAGGACTTATCAGGACTTTGCCCTGAAGACTTCCAGTGTTCTTGGACAGAAGAAGTTCGACGCGTCTGTCAACACTGATTTGGTCCAAAATGTCCAAGATTAGTGAACAGCAGTCGAGCAGGAGTATCACACCGCGGTCCCCTCTTTGCTCTGCCTCGCTTGCTCCTGACTGCGGAAATAGTCTTTGTTGAGCCGGACGTCCCTCTTCAAAGGTAAGATGGGCTCCTCTGTCAGTACGCGGCCTGTTGCTTTCTTGTGCTGGGCCAGCAGCATGGCGCGGAGCAGTGGGGGGTAGGGGACATAGCGCACCGGCGGCTCAGGGAGCGGCTCAAAGTCTGTGAACTGCTGCTCTTCGTGTTTGGGAATCAGGCGCCAGTCATGGTACATCACCTTGTCCACCTCCTTGACCTCGCTCTCCTGTTTCCCTGCCGAGCACAAATCACAACAAAGTTACAGAATGATCacttattgtttattattttatgtgcACAAATTTAAGACTTCTGAGTGAGTCCTCTTGGTTTAAGAATCATTGCATCCCGTGTAATATTGGTAATCGCCCTCTCCAACTGGGATTTTGATTAGTTACAGGGTCCAGTCTTACCTTTGGTGGTGAGGATCCCCCACGCCTTTCCATGATCCATGTTCTACAAACCACAAGAAACCAGTTGTACGGGATTACGGGACATATCAGTGTCAGTCACACTCATTTCTACATGTATTTCCATAACAATATGCAGAGGTTACAGTCTGTAACAGTGAGTGGATGTGGCCAGCTCTCACCTCAGCTGTGTAGTCCACCTTGACCTTGGTGATCTGCCAGTAGCTTGGCTCAGTGTGGTCCTCCAACCACGACTTCCGGGTGAAGAGGCGCCCGACTCCGAACATCCTCATGCACGCAAGCAAGGAGAAGAGGCGGCTCTCCTTTCGGACATCTGCCCAAGCCAGCACGGGCAGCATCTTCCCCGTGAGAGGACGCTTCATCGTTTCGTAGTCCAGGGCGTACTTCTGGGAGTCCCGCGGCCGGGACTTGAGCTCTCTGTACGCCCGGATCTTCCGAGCCATTTCGGCGATGAGCCGGAGCTGCTTTTTCTTCACCATGACTGTGTTGCGTTAAAGCCGCTCCTCCACGAGCA is a window from the Hippoglossus hippoglossus isolate fHipHip1 chromosome 8, fHipHip1.pri, whole genome shotgun sequence genome containing:
- the mrps34 gene encoding 28S ribosomal protein S34, mitochondrial, whose product is MVKKKQLRLIAEMARKIRAYRELKSRPRDSQKYALDYETMKRPLTGKMLPVLAWADVRKESRLFSLLACMRMFGVGRLFTRKSWLEDHTEPSYWQITKVKVDYTAENMDHGKAWGILTTKGKQESEVKEVDKVMYHDWRLIPKHEEQQFTDFEPLPEPPVRYVPYPPLLRAMLLAQHKKATGRVLTEEPILPLKRDVRLNKDYFRSQEQARQSKEGTAV